The window AAAAAGAGATTGACCGTAAAATATTCAGTACTTTCCTGGGAGCCAAGGGGACTAATGCCCGCATACTGTGGGATAGGGTCCCTCCGGAGGTTGACGCTTTCTCCCCTGAGAACCTTCTGATTGTGGGCGCGGGCGTGCTGGCCGGTACCATGGCGCCCAGCGCTAACCGTGCTACCATTACCTACAAATCACCGGTAACGGATATCCATTCCTATTCCGTGCTCGGCGGATACTTCGCCCCCAGATTGAAGTTTGCCGGCTATGACACCATTATTCTCTCAGGGAAGTCTCCGACCCCGGTCTATCTGTGGATAGATGATGACCGGGTGGAGCTGCGCGATGCCAGTCATCTCTGGGGTAAGAATACCCGTGAAACCCAGAAAATCCTTCGTGAAGAGCTGGAAGAATACGAAATTGAAATCCTCTGTATCGGCCAGGCGGGCGAGAACCGGGTCTACTCGGCCAGTATCGAGCATGGTCCCGGCGCCAGCGCCAGTCGTGGTGGGGCCGGAGCCATCATGGGAGACAAGAGGTTAA of the Dehalococcoidales bacterium genome contains:
- a CDS encoding aldehyde ferredoxin oxidoreductase N-terminal domain-containing protein, with amino-acid sequence MFYGWAGTNLEIDLSSGNIEKKEIDRKIFSTFLGAKGTNARILWDRVPPEVDAFSPENLLIVGAGVLAGTMAPSANRATITYKSPVTDIHSYSVLGGYFAPRLKFAGYDTIILSGKSPTPVYLWIDDDRVELRDASHLWGKNTRETQKILREELEEYEIEILCIGQAGENRVYSASIEHGPGASASRGGAGAIMGDKRLKAIVVHGTRDVNVADPARLVELSQTILERTGVVRRQIYDRFG